A section of the Mastomys coucha isolate ucsf_1 unplaced genomic scaffold, UCSF_Mcou_1 pScaffold15, whole genome shotgun sequence genome encodes:
- the Fndc11 gene encoding fibronectin type III domain-containing protein 11, with protein MNFQVTGLALDKMKLDSPHSFLDSEEVEEAEDQQLLEPEAWRTYMERRNVLREFLTTDLSPQLLKRHHARMQLLKKCSYYIEILPKHLALGDQNPLVLPNTMFQLIDPWKFQRMKKVGTAQTKIQLLLLGDLLEQLDHGRAALDALLEAPDPRPFLAGWGLVEQQLADLSVVMDNFLAMMVPGHLHVKHRLVSDIGATKIPHIRLMLSTKMPVMFDRKESVAHQDWVSLRWFVTIQPAAPEQYELRFKLLEPRTQQECTQCGIVPVAACTFDVHNLLPNRTYKFTIKRAESYTLVYEPWRDSLTLQTTPGPPEGPAPSRLGKPSLPLTTPSER; from the coding sequence ATGAACTTCCAGGTGACAGGCCTGGCCCTGGACAAAATGAAGCTGGACAGTCCACATTCCTTCCTGGACTCAGAAGAGGTGGAAGAGGCAGAGGACCAGCAGCTGCTGGAGCCAGAGGCTTGGAGGACGTACATGGAGCGCCGCAATGTGCTGCGTGAGTTCCTGACCACAGACCTTAGCCCCCAATTGCTCAAGCGCCACCATGCCCGCATGCAGCTGCTCAAGAAGTGCTCCTACTACATTGAGATTCTCCCTAAGCACCTGGCCCTGGGTGACCAGAACCCACTGGTGCTGCCTAACACCATGTTCCAGCTCATCGATCCCTGGAAGTTTCAGCGCATGAAGAAGGTGGGCACAGCACAGACCAAGATCCAGCTCCTGCTGCTTGGGGACCTGCTGGAGCAGCTAGACCATGGCCGGGCAGCACTGGATGCCCTACTTGAGGCCCCTGACCCACGGCCCTTCCTGGCAGGCTGGGGGCTTGTGGAACAGCAGTTAGCAGACCTGTCAGTTGTCATGGACAACTTCCTGGCCATGATGGTACCAGGACACCTGCATGTCAAGCACCGCCTGGTATCTGACATTGGAGCCACCAAAATCCCACACATCCGGCTTATGCTGAGCACAAAGATGCCAGTTATGTTTGACCGGAAGGAGTCAGTGGCCCATCAGGACTGGGTCAGCCTGCGCTGGTTTGTAACCATCCAGCCGGCAGCACCAGAGCAGTATGAACTGCGCTTCAAGCTGTTGGAGCCGAGGACACAACAGGAGTGTACACAATGTGGCATAGTCCCTGTGGCTGCCTGCACCTTTGATGTCCACAACCTGTTGCCCAACCGTACCTACAAGTTCACTATCAAGAGGGCAGAAAGCTACACCCTGGTGTATGAGCCTTGGCGGGACAGCCTCACCTTGCAGACCACACCAGGACCCCCTGAAGGGCCTGCCCCCAGTCGGCTGGGTAAGCCCAGCCTGCCCCTGACCACGCCTTCTGAGAGATGA